The Chlorocebus sabaeus isolate Y175 chromosome 6, mChlSab1.0.hap1, whole genome shotgun sequence genome has a segment encoding these proteins:
- the SBNO2 gene encoding protein strawberry notch homolog 2 isoform X3, whose protein sequence is MLAVGPAMDRDYPQHEPPPAGSLLYSPPPLQSAMLHCPYWNTFSLPPYPAFSSDSRPFMSSASLLGSQPCPDTSYAPVATASSLPPKTCDFAQDSSYFEDFSNISIFSSSVDSLSDIVDTPDFLPADSLNQVSTIWDENPAPSTHDKLFQLSRPFAGFEDFLPSHSTPLLVSYQEQSVQSQPEEEDEAEEEEAEELGHTETYADYVPSKSKIGKQHPDRVVETSTLSSVPPPDITYTLALPSDSGALSALQLEAITYACQQHEVLLPSGQRAGFLIGDGAGVGKGRTVAGVILENHLRGRKKALWFSVSNDLKYDAERDLRDIEATGIAVHALSKIKYGDTTTSEGVLFATYSALIGESQAGGQHRTRLRQILDWCGEAFEGVIVFDECHKAKNAGSTKMGKAVLDLQNKLPLARVVYASATGASEPRNMIYMSRLGIWGEGTPFRNFEEFLHAIEKRGVGAMEIVAMDMKVSGMYIARQLSFSGVTFRIEEIPLAPAFERVYNRAALLWAEALNVFQQAADWIGLESRKSLWGQFWSAHQRFFKYLCIAAKVRRLVELAREELARDKCVVIGLQSTGEARTREVLGENDGHLDCFVSAAEGVFLSLIQKHFPSTKRKRDRGVGSKRKRRPRGRGAKAPRLACEAAGIIRISDDSSTESDPGLDSDFNSSPESLMDDDVVIVDAIGLPSDDRGPLCLPQRDPHGPGVLERVERLKQDLLEKVRRLGRELPVNTLDELIDQLGGPQRVAEMTGRKGRVVSRPDGTVAFESRAEQGLSIDHVNLREKQRFMSGEKLVAIISEASSSGVSLQADRRVQNQRRRVHMTLELPWSADRAIQQFGRTHRSNQVSAPEYVFLISELAGERRFASIVAKRLESLGALTHGDRRATESRDLSKYNFENKYGTRALHCVLTTILSQTENKVPVPQGYPGGVSTFFRDMKQGLLSVGIGGRESRNGCLDVEKDCSITKFLNRILGLEVYKQNALFQYFSDTFDHLIEMDKREGKYDMGILDLAPGIEEIYEESQQVFLAPGHPQDGQVVFYKISVDRGLKWEDAVAKSLELTGPYDGFYLSYKVRGNKPSCLLAEQNRGQLFTVYKPNIGRQSQLEALDSLRRKFHRVTAEEAKEPWESGYTLSLTHCSHSAWNRHCRLAQEGKDCLQGLRLRHHYMLCGALLRVWGRIAAVMADVSSSSYLQIVRLKTKDRKKQVGIKIPEGCVRRVLQELRLMDADVKRRQARALGCPVPPAPRPLALPCGPGEVLDLTYSPPAEAFPPPPHFSFPAPLPLDTGPGLVPLGAPDAQADPAALAHQGCDINFKEVLEDMLRSLHAGPPPEGALGEGAGAGGVAGGGPERQSVIQFSPPFPGTQAPL, encoded by the exons GATTCCTCGTATTTTGAGGACTTCTCCAACATCTCCATCTTCTCCTCGTCTGTGGACTCCCTGTCGGACATCGTGGACACGCCCGACTTCCTGCCGGCCGACAGCCTCAACCAGGTGTCCACCATCTGGGATGAGAACCCTGCCCCCTCCACCCACGACAAG CTGTTCCAGCTCAGCAGACCATTTGCAGGCTTCGAGGACTTTCTGCCCTCCCACAGCACCCCGCTTCTCGTCAGCTACCAG GAGCAGAGTGTGCAGAGCCAGCCAGAGGAGGAGGacgaggctgaggaggaggaggcggaggagctGGGGCACACGGAGACCTACGCTGACTACGTGCCGTCCAAGT CCAAGATTGGGAAGCAGCACCCAGACCGCGTGGTGGAGACCAGCACGCTGTCCAGCGTTCCGCCCCCAGACATCACCTACACCTTGGCCCTGCCCTCGGACAGCGGGGCCCTGTCTGCCCTGCAGTTAGAGGCCATCACCTACGCCTGCCAG CAACACGAGGTCCTGCTCCCCAGTGGGCAGCGCGCCGGCTTTCTCATCGGTGATGGGGCCGGCGTGGGCAAAGGCCGGACGGTAGCCGGAGTCATCCTGGAGAACCACCTGCGTGGCCGGAAGAAGGCATTGTG GTTCAGCGTCTCCAACGACCTCAAATACGACGCAGAGCGCGACCTGCGGGACATCGAAGCCACGGGTATCGCGGTGCACGCACTCAGCAAG ATCAAGTACGGAGACACCACTACCTCAGAGGGCGTCCTCTTCGCCACCTACTCCGCCCTGATTGGGGAGAGCCAGGCCGGTGGCCAGCACCGCACACGCCTCCGGCAGATCCTGGACTGGTGTGGGGAGGCCTTCGAGGGTGTC ATCGTGTTCGACGAGTGTCACAAGGCCAAGAACGCCGGCTCCACCAAGATGGGCAAGGCCGTGCTGGACCTGCAGAACAAGCTGCCCCTGGCCCGCGTGGTCTATGCCAGCGCCACAG GTGCTTCTGAGCCTCGGAATATGATCTACATGAGCCGCTTAGGTATCTGGGGCGAGGGCACCCCCTTCCGGAACTTTGAGGAGTTCCTGCACGCCATCGAGAAGAG GGGCGTGGGCGCCATGGAGATCGTGGCCATGGACATGAAGGTCAGCGGCATGTACATCGCACGCCAGCTCAGCTTCTCCGGCGTCACCTTCCGCATTGAGGAGATCCCGCTGGCCCCAGCCTTCGAGCGCGTGTACAACCGTGCAGCCCTGCTG TGGGCTGAGGCCCTGAACGTGTTCCAGCAGGCGGCCGACTGGATCGGCCTGGAGTCACGCAAGTCCCTGTGGGGCCAATTCTGGTCGGCGCACCAGCGCTTCTTCAAGTATCTGTGCATCGCCGCCAAGGTGCGCCGGCTGGTGGAGCTGGCCCGAGAGGAGCTGGCGCGAGACAAG TGTGTGGTCATCGGGCTGCAGTCCACAGGCGAGGCACGCACACGGGAGGTGCTGGGGGAGAACGACGGGCACCTCGACTGCTTTGTCTCGGCCGCTGA AGGCGTGTTCCTGTCGCTAATTCAGAAGCACTTTCCATCCACCAAGAGAAAGCGGGACAGAGGAGTGGGCAGCAAGCGGAAAC GGCGACCTCGGGGACGCGGGGCCAAAGCCCCCCGGCTGGCATGCGAGGCGGCAGGCATCATCCGCATCAGTGATGACAGCAGCACCGAGTCAGACCCCGGCCTGGACAGCGACTTCAACTCCTCTCCCGAGTCCCTGATGGATGACGATGTGGTCATCGTTGATGCCATTGGGCTCCCCAGTGATGACCGGG GACCCCTGTGCCTCCCTCAGAGAGACCCGCATGGCCCCGGGGTCCTGGAGCGGGTGGAGCGACTGAAGCAGGATCTGCTGGAGAAAGTGCGGCGGCTGGGGCGGGAGCTGCCGGTCAACACCCTGGACGAGCTCATCGACCAGCTTGGCGGCCCCCAGCGGGTGGCGGAG ATGACCGGCAGGAAAGGCCGCGTGGTGTCCAGGCCCGACGGGACGGTGGCCTTCGAGTCGCGGGCAGAGCAGGGTCTGTCCATCGACCACGTGAACCTCAGGGAGAAGCAGCGCTTCATGAGCGGCGAGAAG CTCGTGGCCATCATCTCGGAGGCCTCCAGCTCGGGTGTCTCCCTCCAAGCTGACCGCCGCGTCCAGAACCAGCGGCGCCGTGTGCACATGACCTTGGAGCTGCCCTGGAGCGCCGACCGTGCCATCCAGCAGTTCG GCCGCACCCACCGGTCCAACCAGGTCTCTGCGCCAGAGTACGTCTTCCTCATCTCGGAGCTGGCGGGGGAGCGCCGGTTCGCCTCCATTGTGGCCAAGCGCCTGGAGAGTCTG GGGGCCCTGACCCATGGAGACCGCCGCGCCACGGAGTCCCGTGACCTCAGCAAGTACAACTTTGAGAACAAG TATGGCACCCGGGCCCTGCACTGTGTCCTTACCACCATCCTGAGCCAGACAGAGAACAAAGTGCCTGTGCCCCAGGGATATCCTGGAGGGGTCTCCACCTTCTTCCGAG ACATGAAGCAGGGCCTGCTGTCCGTGGGCATTGGCGGCCGGGAGTCCCGAAATGGCTGCCTGGACGTGGAGAAGG ACTGTTCCATCACCAAGTTCCTGAATCGCATCTTGGGGCTGGAGGTGTACAAGCAGAACGCCCTGTTCCAGTATTTCTCAGACACCTTCGACCACCTCATCGAGATGGACAAGCGGGAGGGCAAATATGACATGGGCATCCTGG ACCTTGCTCCCGGTATCGAGGAGATCTACGAGGAGAGCCAGCAGGTGTTCCTGGCTCCTGGGCACCCGCAGGACGGGCAGGTGGTTTTCTACAAG ATCAGCGTGGACCGCGGCCTGAAGTGGGAGGACGCCGTTGCCAAGTCATTGGAGCTGACGGGCCCCTATGACGGCTTCTACCTCTCCTACAAG GTCCGCGGTAACAAGCCCAGCTGCCTGCTGGCGGAGCAGAACCGCGGCCAGCTCTTCACGGTGTACAAGCCCAATATCGGCCGGCAGAGTCAGCTGGAGGCCCTGGACAGCCTCCGCCGCAAGTTCCACCGG GTCACCGCGGAGGAGGCCAAGGAGCCCTGGGAGAGTGGCTACACCTTGTCGCTGACGCACTGCAGCCACAGCGCCTG GAACCGGCACTGCCGGCTGGCGCAGGAGGGTAAGGATTGCCTGCAGGGGCTGCGGCTGCGGCACCACTACATGCTGTGCGGCGCGCTGCTGCGCGTGTGGGGCCGCATCGCCGCCGTCATGGCCGACGTCAGCAGCAGCAGCTACCTGCAGATCGTGCGGCTGAAGACCAAGGACAGGAAGAAGCAAGTGG GCATCAAGATCCCCGAGGGCTGCGTGCGCCGCGTGCTACAGGAGCTGCGGCTGATGGATGCCGACGTGAAGCGCAGGCAGGCGCGCGCCCTGGGCTGCCCCGTCCCGCCCGCCCCGCGGCCGCTGGCGCTGCCCTGCGGCCCCGGAGAGGTGCTGGACCTCACCTACAGCCCCCCGGCCGAGGCATTCCCGCCGCCCCCGCACTTCTCCTTCCCGGCGCCGCTGCCCCTGGACACCGGCCCCGGCCTGGTGCCGCTGGGCGCCCCGGACGCCCAGGCTGACCCTGCGGCCCTCGCGCACCAGGGCTGTGACATCAACTTCAAGGAGGTGCTGGAGGACATGCTGCGCTCGCTGCACGCGGGGCCGCCCCCCGAGGGCGCGCTGGGGGAGGGCGCGGGGGCGGGGGGCGTGGCGGGCGGCGGTCCCGAGCGGCAGAGTGTGATCCAGTTCAGCCCACCCTTCCCCGGCACCCAGGCTCCTCTCTGA
- the SBNO2 gene encoding protein strawberry notch homolog 2 isoform X4, with protein MLAVGPAMDRDYPQHEPPPAGSLLYSPPPLQSAMLHCPYWNTFSLPPYPAFSSDSRPFMSSASLLGSQPCPDTSYAPVATASSLPPKTCDFAQDSSYFEDFSNISIFSSSVDSLSDIVDTPDFLPADSLNQVSTIWDENPAPSTHDKLFQLSRPFAGFEDFLPSHSTPLLVSYQSVQSQPEEEDEAEEEEAEELGHTETYADYVPSKSKIGKQHPDRVVETSTLSSVPPPDITYTLALPSDSGALSALQLEAITYACQQHEVLLPSGQRAGFLIGDGAGVGKGRTVAGVILENHLRGRKKALWFSVSNDLKYDAERDLRDIEATGIAVHALSKIKYGDTTTSEGVLFATYSALIGESQAGGQHRTRLRQILDWCGEAFEGVIVFDECHKAKNAGSTKMGKAVLDLQNKLPLARVVYASATGASEPRNMIYMSRLGIWGEGTPFRNFEEFLHAIEKRGVGAMEIVAMDMKVSGMYIARQLSFSGVTFRIEEIPLAPAFERVYNRAALLWAEALNVFQQAADWIGLESRKSLWGQFWSAHQRFFKYLCIAAKVRRLVELAREELARDKCVVIGLQSTGEARTREVLGENDGHLDCFVSAAEGVFLSLIQKHFPSTKRKRDRGVGSKRKRRPRGRGAKAPRLACEAAGIIRISDDSSTESDPGLDSDFNSSPESLMDDDVVIVDAIGLPSDDRGPLCLPQRDPHGPGVLERVERLKQDLLEKVRRLGRELPVNTLDELIDQLGGPQRVAEMTGRKGRVVSRPDGTVAFESRAEQGLSIDHVNLREKQRFMSGEKLVAIISEASSSGVSLQADRRVQNQRRRVHMTLELPWSADRAIQQFGRTHRSNQVSAPEYVFLISELAGERRFASIVAKRLESLGALTHGDRRATESRDLSKYNFENKYGTRALHCVLTTILSQTENKVPVPQGYPGGVSTFFRDMKQGLLSVGIGGRESRNGCLDVEKDCSITKFLNRILGLEVYKQNALFQYFSDTFDHLIEMDKREGKYDMGILDLAPGIEEIYEESQQVFLAPGHPQDGQVVFYKISVDRGLKWEDAVAKSLELTGPYDGFYLSYKVRGNKPSCLLAEQNRGQLFTVYKPNIGRQSQLEALDSLRRKFHRVTAEEAKEPWESGYTLSLTHCSHSAWNRHCRLAQEGKDCLQGLRLRHHYMLCGALLRVWGRIAAVMADVSSSSYLQIVRLKTKDRKKQVGIKIPEGCVRRVLQELRLMDADVKRRQARALGCPVPPAPRPLALPCGPGEVLDLTYSPPAEAFPPPPHFSFPAPLPLDTGPGLVPLGAPDAQADPAALAHQGCDINFKEVLEDMLRSLHAGPPPEGALGEGAGAGGVAGGGPERQSVIQFSPPFPGTQAPL; from the exons GATTCCTCGTATTTTGAGGACTTCTCCAACATCTCCATCTTCTCCTCGTCTGTGGACTCCCTGTCGGACATCGTGGACACGCCCGACTTCCTGCCGGCCGACAGCCTCAACCAGGTGTCCACCATCTGGGATGAGAACCCTGCCCCCTCCACCCACGACAAG CTGTTCCAGCTCAGCAGACCATTTGCAGGCTTCGAGGACTTTCTGCCCTCCCACAGCACCCCGCTTCTCGTCAGCTACCAG AGTGTGCAGAGCCAGCCAGAGGAGGAGGacgaggctgaggaggaggaggcggaggagctGGGGCACACGGAGACCTACGCTGACTACGTGCCGTCCAAGT CCAAGATTGGGAAGCAGCACCCAGACCGCGTGGTGGAGACCAGCACGCTGTCCAGCGTTCCGCCCCCAGACATCACCTACACCTTGGCCCTGCCCTCGGACAGCGGGGCCCTGTCTGCCCTGCAGTTAGAGGCCATCACCTACGCCTGCCAG CAACACGAGGTCCTGCTCCCCAGTGGGCAGCGCGCCGGCTTTCTCATCGGTGATGGGGCCGGCGTGGGCAAAGGCCGGACGGTAGCCGGAGTCATCCTGGAGAACCACCTGCGTGGCCGGAAGAAGGCATTGTG GTTCAGCGTCTCCAACGACCTCAAATACGACGCAGAGCGCGACCTGCGGGACATCGAAGCCACGGGTATCGCGGTGCACGCACTCAGCAAG ATCAAGTACGGAGACACCACTACCTCAGAGGGCGTCCTCTTCGCCACCTACTCCGCCCTGATTGGGGAGAGCCAGGCCGGTGGCCAGCACCGCACACGCCTCCGGCAGATCCTGGACTGGTGTGGGGAGGCCTTCGAGGGTGTC ATCGTGTTCGACGAGTGTCACAAGGCCAAGAACGCCGGCTCCACCAAGATGGGCAAGGCCGTGCTGGACCTGCAGAACAAGCTGCCCCTGGCCCGCGTGGTCTATGCCAGCGCCACAG GTGCTTCTGAGCCTCGGAATATGATCTACATGAGCCGCTTAGGTATCTGGGGCGAGGGCACCCCCTTCCGGAACTTTGAGGAGTTCCTGCACGCCATCGAGAAGAG GGGCGTGGGCGCCATGGAGATCGTGGCCATGGACATGAAGGTCAGCGGCATGTACATCGCACGCCAGCTCAGCTTCTCCGGCGTCACCTTCCGCATTGAGGAGATCCCGCTGGCCCCAGCCTTCGAGCGCGTGTACAACCGTGCAGCCCTGCTG TGGGCTGAGGCCCTGAACGTGTTCCAGCAGGCGGCCGACTGGATCGGCCTGGAGTCACGCAAGTCCCTGTGGGGCCAATTCTGGTCGGCGCACCAGCGCTTCTTCAAGTATCTGTGCATCGCCGCCAAGGTGCGCCGGCTGGTGGAGCTGGCCCGAGAGGAGCTGGCGCGAGACAAG TGTGTGGTCATCGGGCTGCAGTCCACAGGCGAGGCACGCACACGGGAGGTGCTGGGGGAGAACGACGGGCACCTCGACTGCTTTGTCTCGGCCGCTGA AGGCGTGTTCCTGTCGCTAATTCAGAAGCACTTTCCATCCACCAAGAGAAAGCGGGACAGAGGAGTGGGCAGCAAGCGGAAAC GGCGACCTCGGGGACGCGGGGCCAAAGCCCCCCGGCTGGCATGCGAGGCGGCAGGCATCATCCGCATCAGTGATGACAGCAGCACCGAGTCAGACCCCGGCCTGGACAGCGACTTCAACTCCTCTCCCGAGTCCCTGATGGATGACGATGTGGTCATCGTTGATGCCATTGGGCTCCCCAGTGATGACCGGG GACCCCTGTGCCTCCCTCAGAGAGACCCGCATGGCCCCGGGGTCCTGGAGCGGGTGGAGCGACTGAAGCAGGATCTGCTGGAGAAAGTGCGGCGGCTGGGGCGGGAGCTGCCGGTCAACACCCTGGACGAGCTCATCGACCAGCTTGGCGGCCCCCAGCGGGTGGCGGAG ATGACCGGCAGGAAAGGCCGCGTGGTGTCCAGGCCCGACGGGACGGTGGCCTTCGAGTCGCGGGCAGAGCAGGGTCTGTCCATCGACCACGTGAACCTCAGGGAGAAGCAGCGCTTCATGAGCGGCGAGAAG CTCGTGGCCATCATCTCGGAGGCCTCCAGCTCGGGTGTCTCCCTCCAAGCTGACCGCCGCGTCCAGAACCAGCGGCGCCGTGTGCACATGACCTTGGAGCTGCCCTGGAGCGCCGACCGTGCCATCCAGCAGTTCG GCCGCACCCACCGGTCCAACCAGGTCTCTGCGCCAGAGTACGTCTTCCTCATCTCGGAGCTGGCGGGGGAGCGCCGGTTCGCCTCCATTGTGGCCAAGCGCCTGGAGAGTCTG GGGGCCCTGACCCATGGAGACCGCCGCGCCACGGAGTCCCGTGACCTCAGCAAGTACAACTTTGAGAACAAG TATGGCACCCGGGCCCTGCACTGTGTCCTTACCACCATCCTGAGCCAGACAGAGAACAAAGTGCCTGTGCCCCAGGGATATCCTGGAGGGGTCTCCACCTTCTTCCGAG ACATGAAGCAGGGCCTGCTGTCCGTGGGCATTGGCGGCCGGGAGTCCCGAAATGGCTGCCTGGACGTGGAGAAGG ACTGTTCCATCACCAAGTTCCTGAATCGCATCTTGGGGCTGGAGGTGTACAAGCAGAACGCCCTGTTCCAGTATTTCTCAGACACCTTCGACCACCTCATCGAGATGGACAAGCGGGAGGGCAAATATGACATGGGCATCCTGG ACCTTGCTCCCGGTATCGAGGAGATCTACGAGGAGAGCCAGCAGGTGTTCCTGGCTCCTGGGCACCCGCAGGACGGGCAGGTGGTTTTCTACAAG ATCAGCGTGGACCGCGGCCTGAAGTGGGAGGACGCCGTTGCCAAGTCATTGGAGCTGACGGGCCCCTATGACGGCTTCTACCTCTCCTACAAG GTCCGCGGTAACAAGCCCAGCTGCCTGCTGGCGGAGCAGAACCGCGGCCAGCTCTTCACGGTGTACAAGCCCAATATCGGCCGGCAGAGTCAGCTGGAGGCCCTGGACAGCCTCCGCCGCAAGTTCCACCGG GTCACCGCGGAGGAGGCCAAGGAGCCCTGGGAGAGTGGCTACACCTTGTCGCTGACGCACTGCAGCCACAGCGCCTG GAACCGGCACTGCCGGCTGGCGCAGGAGGGTAAGGATTGCCTGCAGGGGCTGCGGCTGCGGCACCACTACATGCTGTGCGGCGCGCTGCTGCGCGTGTGGGGCCGCATCGCCGCCGTCATGGCCGACGTCAGCAGCAGCAGCTACCTGCAGATCGTGCGGCTGAAGACCAAGGACAGGAAGAAGCAAGTGG GCATCAAGATCCCCGAGGGCTGCGTGCGCCGCGTGCTACAGGAGCTGCGGCTGATGGATGCCGACGTGAAGCGCAGGCAGGCGCGCGCCCTGGGCTGCCCCGTCCCGCCCGCCCCGCGGCCGCTGGCGCTGCCCTGCGGCCCCGGAGAGGTGCTGGACCTCACCTACAGCCCCCCGGCCGAGGCATTCCCGCCGCCCCCGCACTTCTCCTTCCCGGCGCCGCTGCCCCTGGACACCGGCCCCGGCCTGGTGCCGCTGGGCGCCCCGGACGCCCAGGCTGACCCTGCGGCCCTCGCGCACCAGGGCTGTGACATCAACTTCAAGGAGGTGCTGGAGGACATGCTGCGCTCGCTGCACGCGGGGCCGCCCCCCGAGGGCGCGCTGGGGGAGGGCGCGGGGGCGGGGGGCGTGGCGGGCGGCGGTCCCGAGCGGCAGAGTGTGATCCAGTTCAGCCCACCCTTCCCCGGCACCCAGGCTCCTCTCTGA